One part of the Girardinichthys multiradiatus isolate DD_20200921_A chromosome 10, DD_fGirMul_XY1, whole genome shotgun sequence genome encodes these proteins:
- the LOC124875650 gene encoding uncharacterized protein LOC124875650: MGTVWLLLVWVLMCWPAKGLHMTGFGGTKGDNEELQGIWRGVSPNHISIKTLGLVKSMDSMSENQVKEVLLETNEVETHTSFGRVRLQGLDRRRKLKDKEASNEITVASINVTVPATINGAVVGGKHFVTGAIGTVVLSNGTVVASNESVASTTVTVFVGNQTVASANDTNRPLVAGNVTVAITNGTVVDHLPFWISASGSVSPFSFSWRHCCPRLCLLFCLPGKVALLVLWYSLDDLAVSLFEIHNWDVI; the protein is encoded by the exons ATGGGAACTGTTTGGCTTCTACTGGTCTGGGTACTGATGTGTTGGCCTGCCAAAG GCTTGCATATGACAGGCTTTGGAGGAACAAAAGGAGATAATGAGGAACTTCAAGGAATATGGAGAG GAGTTTCTCCAAATCATATTTCCATAAAGACCCTTGGGCTTGTCAAGTCAATGGATTCTATGTCGGAAAACCAAGTTAAAGAAG TACTACTGGAAACCAATGAGGTTGAAACTCATACCTCATTTGGACGCGTGAGACTTCAGGGCCTGGACAGGCGAAGAAAGCTAAAAGATAAAGAGGCATCTAATGAAATAACTGTGGCCTCAATTAATGTGACTGTGCCCGCCACTATCAATGGGGCAGTAGTTGGCGGCAAGCACTTTGTGACTGGTGCCATTGGGACTGTGGTTTTATCCAACGGGACTGTGGTTGCCAGCAATGAGAGTGTAGCTAGCACCACCGTAACTGTGTTTGTGGGCAATCAGACGGTGGCCAGCGCCAATGACACCAACAGACCCCTGGTTGCCGGCAACGTGACTGTGGCCATCACTAATGGGACTGTAGTTGATCATCTACCATTTTGGATTTCTGCTTCAGGTTCTGTCAGCCCTTTCTCTTTCAGCTGGAGGCATTGTTGCCCTCGGCTTTGTCTGCTGTTCTGTCTGCCTGGAAAGGTCGCTCTGCTGGTTCTGTGGTACAGTCTGGATGACTTGGCGGTTTCTCTCTTTGAAATTCATAACTGGGATGTAATATAA
- the wfikkn2b gene encoding WAP, Kazal, immunoglobulin, Kunitz and NTR domain-containing protein 2 produces MRWMLFPRWIWFLACASARMELSVAVLTRFTYSHAGICPNEMNPNLWVDAMSTCTRECESDQECESFEKCCQNVCGKHSCVAARYVDGKKGPVGKPNEASCASFMCTQQGSECVIWDGYPMCKCQDRCEKEPNFTCASDGMTYFNKCFMDAEACSKGITLSVVTCRFYVTWPNTSPFFPQVTTLRPTNAPLQATIPPQMKPEPPVLVSSPIHKTVNVGETASFLCAVTGHPRPEITWEKRLPLGVVRVVLRPNNVWGNMVVTNIGQLVIYNARLQDSGLYTCMAQNPSGSVQAHHPLSVLSTDVFSTPEPENLTRCLPEECKKPFDSPENCGTEQGRVNWYYESKSNNCFPFTHCHSNNDQLPRKVFDTYEDCMQCCGPELSSPCQLPVLQGSCKSYEPRWAYSSTMRECQSFIYGGCEGNDNNFESKEVCEKMCPFPKNHHCKACQPRGKMVTSFCRSDFVVLGSMTDITQEKGSGHALVTVEEIFKDEKMGLHFFGKEPLEVTFLNMDWNCPCPNITGMTSEGQVIIMGEVSEGMAVLQPESYVGASSPRRIRKLKEIISKNTCDILKAITDSP; encoded by the exons ATGCGGTGGATGCTGTTTCCACGTTGGATCTGGTTCCTGGCGTGCGCGTCTGCGCGGATGGAACTCAGCGTCGCAGTTCTGACCCGTTTCACCTATTCGCACGCGGGCATCTGCCCCAATGAGATGAACCCCAACCTATGGGTGGATGCCATGAGCACCTGCACACGGGAATGTGAATCTGATCAG GAGTGTGAGTCCTTTGAAAAGTGTTGCCAAAATGTCTGTGGGAAACACAGTTGTGTTGCTGCCCGTTATGTAGATGGGAAGAAGGGCCCTGTAGGAAAGCCCAACGAAGCATCCTGTGCCAGCTTTATGTGCACCCAGCAGGGCTCTGAGTGTGTCATTTGGGACGGCTACCCCATGTGTAAATGTCAGGACCGCTGTGAGAAGGAGCCAAACTTCACTTGTGCCTCAGATGGCATGACTTACTTCAACAAGTGTTTCATGGATGCAGAGGCATGCTCTAAGGGCATCACCCTCTCAGTTGTCACATGTCGCTTCTATGTCACCTGGCCCAACACGAGCCCCTTTTTTCCCCAGGTGACTACGCTTCGACCTACAAATGCTCCCCTTCAGGCCACCATCCCACCTCAAATGAAGCCTGAGCCACCTGTGTTGGTCAGCAGTCCTATTCACAAGACTGTAAATGTGGGTGAAACAGCTAGCTTCCTGTGTGCTGTCACCGGTCATCCCCGGCCTGAGATCACTTGGGAGAAGAGGCTGCCCTTGGGAGTAGTGAGGGTGGTCTTGAGGCCCAATAATGTGTGGGGGAACATGGTGGTCACAAACATTGGTCAGCTGGTCATCTATAATGCCCGGCTGCAAGATTCAGGCCTCTATACTTGCATGGCTCAGAACCCATCTGGTTCAGTCCAGGCCCACCACCCGCTCTCTGTACTGTCAACAGATGTATTCAGCACCCCAGAGCCCGAAAACCTCACCCGCTGCCTCCCTGAAGAATGTAAAAAACCCTTTGATAGCCCAGAGAATTGTGGAACTGAGCAGGGGAGAGTCAACTGGTACTATGAGTCCAAATCCAACAATTGCTTTCCGTTCACACACTGCCACAGCAACAACGACCAGctacccagaaaggtttttgACACATACGAGGATTGCATGCAATGCTGTGGTCCGGAGCTGTCCAGCCCTTGTCAACTGCCTGTCCTGCAAGGAAGCTGTAAGTCATATGAGCCTCGGTGGGCATACAGCAGCACCATGCGTGAGTGTCAGTCTTTCATCTACGGAGGCTGCGAGGGAAATGACAACAACTTTGAGTCAAAGGAGGTCTGCGAGAAGATGTGCCCCTTCCCAAAAAACCACCACTGCAAAGCTTGCCAGCCGAGAGGCAAGATGGTAACAAGCTTCTGTAGGAGCGACTTTGTAGTCTTGGGTAGCATGACAGACATTACGCAAGAGAAAGGCTCAGGCCACGCTCTTGTGACTGTGGAGGAGATCTTTAAAGACGAAAAGATGGGTTTACACTTCTTCGGCAAAGAACCTCTTGAAGTCACTTTCCTCAACATGGACTGGAACTGCCCATGCCCAAACATAACGGGCATGACTTCAGAAGGTCAGGTTATCATTATGGGCGAAGTCAGTGAAGGCATGGCTGTCCTTCAACCTGAGAGCTATGTGGGCGCTTCCAGTCCTCGTCGTATACGGAAACTGAAAGAGATCATCTCTAAGAACACCTGTGATATTCTCAAAGCAATCACAGATAGCCCTTAG
- the abcc3 gene encoding ATP-binding cassette sub-family C member 3 isoform X7, producing the protein MLRAAKLTHRNMLQGVLRAPQAFFESTPTGRLLNRFSKDVDAIDSHIPDNIDIWMRTFWYTLNVLLICSALTPMFLIVIAPLMVFYWCVQRFYVATSRQLKRLESVSRSPIYSHFSETITGSSVIRAYGRHTAFVLMNDIKVDENQKSYYPGIVSNRWLGVRIEFIGNCIVLFAALFAVTGKDSLNPGLVGLSVSYALQVTMSLNWMVRMTSDLENNIVAVERVKEYSETKTEAPWEVENKKPPPEWPMEGNVEFKEYSVRYREGLDLVLKNITLSVKGGEKIGIVGRTGAGKSSMTLCLFRLLEAAGGEITIDGVKISEIGLHDLRSKLTIIPQEPVLFSGTLRMNLDPFEKYIDEEVWKALEHSHLHRFVTNQPAKLEMECSEGGENLSVGQRQLVCLARALLRKTRILILDEATAAIDLETDDLIQSTIRTQFEDCTVFTIAHRLNTIMDYTRVLVLDKGQIAEFDTPTNLISKRGIFYGMAKDAGLAQ; encoded by the exons ATGCTGCGGGCGGCCAAGCTCACACACCGCAACATGCTGCAGGGGGTCCTGCGAGCTCCGCAGGCCTTCTTCGAGAGCACCCCAACTGGACGGTTACTGAACCGCTTCAGCAAAGACGTCGATGCTATAGACTCCCACATCCCAGATAATATTGACATATGGATGCGCACTTTCTGGTACACACTGAATGTGCTGCTCATATGCTCTGCCCTCACCCCAATGTTCCTCATAGTCATAGCCCCGTTAATGGTGTTCTATTGGTGCGTTCAG AGATTTTACGTTGCCACGTCGCGGCAGCTTAAGCGCCTGGAGTCGGTCAGCCGCTCTCCAATATACTCCCATTTCTCTGAGACCATCACTGGCTCTAGCGTAATCCGAGCCTACGGCAGACACACTGCCTTTGTTCTAATGAATGATATAAAAGTGGATGAGAACCAAAAGAGTTACTACCCTGGTATAGTGTCCAACAG GTGGCTCGGAGTACGTATCGAGTTCATCGGGAACTGCATCGTGTTGTTTGCTGCTCTCTTTGCTGTGACGGGAAAAGACAGTCTGAACCCTGGCCTTGTGGGTCTGTCGGTGTCATACGCTCTTCAG GTGACCATGTCTCTGAACTGGATGGTCCGGATGACTTCAGACCTGGAGAACAACATAGTAGCGGTGGAGAGAGTGAAGGAATACTCAGAAACCAAGACAGAG GCCCCATGGGAGGTGGAGAACAAGAAGCCCCCTCCTGAATGGCCCATGGAGGGGAACGTGGAGTTCAAGGAGTACAGCGTTCGCTACCGCGAGGGTCTGGATCTCGTCCTGAAGAACATCACGCTGAGCGTCAAGGGAGGAGAGAAG ATCGGTATCGTGGGTCGCACAGGAGCTGGGAAGTCTTCCATGACCCTTTGCCTCTTCAGACTACTGGAAGCTGCTGGAGGGGAGATCACCATTGACGGTGTGAAGATATCAGAGATAGGCCTGCATGACCTGAGGTCCAAACTCACCATCATTCCTCAG GAGCCCGTGCTCTTCTCTGGAACGTTGCGGATGAACCTGGACCCGTTTGAGAAGTACATTGATGAAGAGGTGTGGAAAGCCCTGGAACACTCTCACCTTCACAGGTTTGTCACTAACCAGCCGGCAAAACTGGAGATGGAGTGTTCGGAGGGAGGAGAGAACCTCAG TGTGGGCCAGAGGCAGCTGGTGTGTTTGGCTCGGGCTCTCCTGAGAAAGACCAGGATCCTCATCCTGGATGAAGCTACAGCTGCTATCGACCTGGAGACAGATGATCTCATCCAGTCCACCATCAGAACTCAATTTGAAGACTGTACCGTCTTCACCATCGCACACAGACTCAACACTATTATGGACTACACAAG GGTGCTGGTGTTGGACAAGGGACAGATAGCAGAGTTTGATACTCCCACAAACCTTATATCAAAAAGAGGAATCTTCTACGGCATGGCTAAAGATGCAGGACTGGCACAGTAG